One window of Bacteroides sp. AN502(2024) genomic DNA carries:
- a CDS encoding GumC family protein, with the protein MERNIRNNREGGAARPSAAASMGVQIKDVIYLCLGNWKWFALSLLITLGAAVYYIKSTPAVYTRTLSMLLKTGNKQSVSEEMMNELGMGQTPVNITNEILALKSSQLLLEIVKRLHLDVDYAHDGSFHKLVAYGTDLPVTVSFHDLGDKETAALKLTLNADSTVAVRDMKRNGNRVEGALTMKLGSTAQTPLGKLTVAPSPYYKQGETDELEVGRIPASSVAGGMGGRLSVSLRDKNSTIIDIAYKDLSIARAEDVLNMLVAVYNENWVKDRNQRMVSTNEFIRERLGVIEQELSGVEQDISDYKAEHLMPNVEQMGSMAVAQMNSAEQQSHELSNQIYAIRYVRDYLTNGQHDNQLLPSNSGINSANIAGQINEYNSIMLQRNNHLANSSSQNPLVIDLTQHLNTLRVSIVQSLDNEQAMLQAKQRSVQANRSQAVAKIASNPGQAKYLLSVERQQKVKESLYLYLLQKREENELSQTFTAYNSQLLEAPHGSMAPTEPVSRNILAIAFMLGLAVPGGLLFLREWMTTTVRGRKDLEQMRTPFVGEIPLDDSDKKTRRKGAGSSPRVLVMEENRNAMNEAFRVVRTNLEFILGFDSSHKVVMTTSMHPGSGKTFTTANLSAALAIKGKRVLMIDLDLRKGSLSRYLEGKHRGVSNYLSGQEPDYHTLIRPLGQVDMLPCGTLPPNPTELLFAPRFEELMRRARAEYDYVFIDCPPAEIVADAAIISRYVDLTLFIVRAHKMERVFLPEIDRWYEEKRYKNLSVLLNGTESFGRYGYHKYGYRYGYQYGGYGTGNKK; encoded by the coding sequence ATGGAAAGAAATATCCGGAACAACAGAGAGGGCGGAGCCGCCCGTCCTTCCGCCGCCGCATCGATGGGCGTGCAGATAAAGGATGTCATTTACCTCTGCCTGGGCAATTGGAAATGGTTCGCGCTCTCCCTGCTCATCACCCTCGGAGCGGCGGTCTATTACATCAAAAGCACGCCCGCCGTATACACCCGCACCCTCTCGATGCTGCTGAAAACGGGCAACAAGCAGAGCGTGTCCGAAGAGATGATGAACGAACTGGGCATGGGACAGACTCCCGTGAACATCACCAACGAAATACTGGCACTCAAAAGCAGCCAACTGCTGCTGGAGATTGTGAAACGCCTCCATTTAGATGTGGATTACGCGCACGACGGTTCTTTCCACAAACTGGTGGCGTATGGGACCGACCTGCCCGTGACCGTGAGCTTCCACGACTTGGGCGACAAGGAAACCGCCGCCTTGAAGCTCACGCTGAATGCCGACAGCACGGTGGCGGTGCGCGACATGAAACGCAACGGGAACCGCGTGGAGGGAGCGTTGACGATGAAGCTGGGGAGTACCGCGCAAACGCCTCTCGGCAAACTGACCGTGGCTCCCTCACCTTACTATAAACAGGGCGAGACGGACGAACTCGAAGTCGGCCGGATACCCGCCTCGAGCGTGGCGGGCGGAATGGGCGGACGATTGTCGGTATCGCTGCGCGACAAGAACTCCACCATCATCGACATCGCATACAAGGACTTATCCATTGCCCGTGCCGAAGACGTGCTCAACATGCTGGTGGCGGTGTACAACGAGAACTGGGTGAAGGACCGCAACCAACGCATGGTCAGCACCAACGAGTTCATCCGCGAGCGGTTGGGAGTCATCGAGCAGGAACTCAGCGGCGTGGAACAGGACATATCCGACTATAAGGCGGAGCACCTGATGCCCAATGTGGAGCAGATGGGAAGCATGGCTGTGGCGCAAATGAATTCCGCCGAGCAGCAGTCGCACGAACTGAGCAACCAGATCTATGCCATCCGATACGTGCGCGACTACCTCACCAACGGGCAACACGACAACCAACTGCTGCCCTCCAACTCGGGCATCAACAGCGCCAACATCGCCGGACAGATCAACGAGTACAACAGCATCATGCTGCAACGGAACAATCACCTCGCCAACTCCTCTTCGCAGAATCCCTTGGTCATCGACCTCACGCAGCACCTCAACACGCTCCGGGTCTCCATCGTGCAGTCGCTCGACAACGAGCAGGCGATGCTGCAAGCCAAGCAGCGAAGTGTGCAGGCGAATCGCAGTCAGGCTGTCGCCAAGATCGCTTCCAACCCGGGACAGGCGAAGTACCTGCTTTCGGTGGAACGCCAGCAGAAGGTCAAGGAGTCGCTTTACCTCTATCTGCTGCAAAAGCGGGAGGAGAACGAGCTGTCGCAGACCTTCACCGCCTACAACAGCCAGTTGCTGGAAGCCCCCCACGGCAGCATGGCTCCCACCGAGCCGGTGAGCCGCAACATCCTGGCCATTGCGTTCATGCTGGGGCTGGCGGTGCCCGGCGGTCTTCTCTTCCTGCGCGAATGGATGACTACCACCGTGCGGGGGCGCAAGGACCTGGAGCAGATGCGCACTCCTTTCGTCGGCGAGATACCGCTGGACGACTCCGATAAGAAAACACGCCGTAAAGGTGCCGGCTCATCGCCCCGGGTGCTCGTCATGGAGGAGAACCGCAACGCGATGAACGAGGCTTTCCGGGTGGTGCGCACCAACCTGGAGTTCATTCTCGGATTCGACAGCAGCCACAAGGTGGTGATGACGACCTCCATGCACCCGGGAAGCGGAAAGACTTTTACCACCGCCAACCTCTCGGCGGCCCTTGCCATCAAGGGGAAACGGGTGCTGATGATCGACCTCGACCTGCGCAAGGGGTCGCTCTCGCGTTATCTCGAGGGCAAGCACCGGGGCGTATCCAATTACCTGAGCGGTCAGGAGCCCGACTATCACACCCTTATCCGCCCGTTGGGACAGGTCGACATGCTGCCTTGCGGCACTCTTCCGCCCAACCCCACCGAGTTGCTTTTCGCGCCCCGTTTCGAGGAGCTGATGCGCCGGGCACGCGCCGAGTACGACTATGTGTTCATCGACTGTCCGCCGGCGGAAATCGTCGCCGATGCCGCCATCATCAGCCGGTATGTGGACCTG
- a CDS encoding UpxY family transcription antiterminator has translation MRDLKRPNAALPAYRLFREKQVEVFTPMKCCLRNVGGKMIREQAPFIPDLLFVCGTREEIDAIVDKNRTIQYRYLKGGYKIPMMVPGVEMDRFIRAVGEAESPRYYLPQEVTPDMLRRKVRIVGSPLDGYEGHLLSVRGSKKKYLLVELPGFFFVAAEVCPDYIELLPPVAGR, from the coding sequence ATGCGCGATCTCAAACGTCCGAATGCCGCGCTTCCGGCTTACCGGCTGTTTCGCGAAAAACAAGTGGAAGTATTCACTCCGATGAAATGCTGTTTGCGTAACGTGGGCGGAAAAATGATACGTGAGCAGGCGCCTTTTATCCCCGACTTGCTTTTTGTATGCGGTACCCGCGAAGAGATTGATGCCATTGTCGATAAGAACCGTACCATCCAGTACCGCTATCTCAAGGGAGGATACAAGATACCGATGATGGTGCCCGGTGTCGAGATGGATCGTTTTATCCGTGCCGTAGGCGAGGCGGAATCGCCTCGTTATTATCTTCCCCAAGAGGTTACTCCTGATATGTTGCGTCGCAAGGTTCGTATCGTGGGCAGTCCGTTGGATGGCTACGAAGGACATCTGCTCAGCGTGCGCGGCTCGAAAAAGAAATACCTGCTCGTTGAGCTGCCGGGATTTTTTTTCGTCGCTGCAGAGGTATGTCCTGACTACATCGAATTACTGCCGCCTGTTGCCGGTCGGTGA
- a CDS encoding polysaccharide biosynthesis/export family protein, producing MGILVFLLSACGASHNIVYMQDIQPDVMVALQENKPITLQPGDKLRIVVHSRDNELAQMFNLNGGAQNLGGTNNASYYTIDKEGKIDMPILGLISAEGLSRMDLANLIKYRLVSGKLVRDPVVTVEFSNLSFYVLGEVNKPGRHLIDRDRVTLLEALAEAGDLSINGKRDNVLVLRTENDQQIPYRVDLRQASNIYASPVYYLKQNDMIYVEPTEVRANQSKLNANSARTPAFWFSIFSMLTSVILFITK from the coding sequence ATGGGCATACTTGTATTCTTATTGTCGGCTTGCGGCGCTTCGCACAACATCGTCTACATGCAGGACATCCAACCCGATGTCATGGTGGCGCTGCAAGAGAACAAACCCATCACCCTGCAACCCGGCGACAAGCTGCGCATCGTGGTGCACAGCCGCGACAACGAGTTGGCCCAGATGTTCAACCTCAACGGTGGCGCACAGAACCTCGGCGGCACGAACAACGCCTCCTATTACACCATCGACAAGGAGGGCAAGATAGACATGCCCATATTGGGGCTCATCAGCGCCGAGGGGCTGAGCCGGATGGATCTGGCGAACCTCATCAAGTACAGGCTGGTCTCCGGCAAGCTGGTGCGCGACCCCGTAGTGACGGTAGAGTTCAGCAACCTGAGCTTCTATGTGTTGGGCGAGGTCAACAAACCGGGACGCCACCTGATAGACCGCGACCGTGTCACCCTGCTCGAGGCATTGGCGGAGGCGGGCGACCTGTCCATCAACGGCAAACGCGACAATGTGCTTGTGCTGCGCACCGAAAACGACCAACAGATACCCTACCGGGTCGACCTCAGACAGGCATCGAACATTTACGCTTCGCCCGTCTATTACCTCAAGCAGAATGACATGATTTATGTGGAGCCCACCGAAGTACGCGCCAACCAGTCGAAGCTGAACGCCAACAGCGCACGCACGCCGGCTTTCTGGTTCTCCATCTTCTCTATGCTCACCTCCGTCATTTTGTTCATTACCAAATAA